In one Sphingomonas hankookensis genomic region, the following are encoded:
- a CDS encoding DUF3297 family protein: MTDTPPDRLSINPRSPHFDQPVLERGIGIRFKGAERNDVEEYSISEGWIRVGLGKKVDRKGQPLTIKLSGPVEAYFQTPAEGADAPADETKGGEAE; this comes from the coding sequence ATGACTGATACGCCCCCCGATCGCCTCTCGATCAATCCGCGCAGCCCGCATTTCGACCAGCCCGTGCTGGAGCGCGGCATCGGCATCCGCTTCAAGGGCGCCGAGCGCAACGATGTCGAGGAATATTCGATCTCCGAAGGCTGGATCCGCGTCGGCCTCGGCAAGAAGGTCGACCGCAAGGGCCAGCCGCTGACCATCAAGCTGTCGGGCCCGGTCGAAGCCTATTTCCAGACGCCGGCCGAGGGTGCGGATGCGCCTGCGGACGAAACGAAGGGCGGCGAGGCGGAGTAA
- the trhO gene encoding oxygen-dependent tRNA uridine(34) hydroxylase TrhO, with the protein MTGLTVAALYRFTKIADPQAVRDTLETVLAEAGVRGTLLIASEGVNGTIAGSAEGIATALAAIRALPGCEDLTPKFSHAATMPFHRLKVRVKREIVTMGVPGTDPNRIVGTYVAPADWNALIADPETVVIDTRNAYEVKVGTFAGAVDPQTDSFRDFPDWFRANRDMLLAGKRKVAMFCTGGIRCEKSTAFLKGEGVEDVYHLDGGILKYLEEVPAQASAWEGECFVFDERVAVGHGLTQGTHALCRGCRMPVSPEERTSPLFEEGVQCPACAGTRDAATLAAKAERHRQVMLAARRGEQHVGKRMAREA; encoded by the coding sequence ATGACCGGGCTGACCGTCGCGGCACTCTACCGCTTTACGAAGATTGCCGACCCGCAGGCGGTCCGCGACACGCTGGAAACTGTGCTGGCCGAGGCGGGGGTTCGCGGCACGCTGCTGATCGCCTCGGAAGGGGTCAACGGCACCATCGCCGGCAGCGCGGAGGGCATCGCCACCGCGCTCGCCGCGATCCGCGCCCTGCCCGGCTGCGAAGACCTGACACCGAAGTTCAGCCATGCGGCGACGATGCCGTTCCACCGGCTGAAGGTGCGGGTGAAGCGCGAGATCGTAACGATGGGCGTGCCCGGCACCGATCCCAATCGGATCGTCGGCACCTATGTCGCCCCCGCCGACTGGAACGCGCTGATCGCCGACCCGGAAACGGTCGTGATCGACACCCGCAATGCCTATGAGGTGAAGGTCGGCACTTTTGCCGGCGCGGTCGATCCACAGACCGACAGCTTCCGCGACTTTCCCGACTGGTTCCGCGCCAATCGCGACATGCTGCTGGCCGGCAAACGCAAGGTCGCGATGTTCTGCACCGGCGGCATCCGTTGCGAGAAATCCACCGCGTTCCTGAAGGGCGAAGGCGTCGAGGACGTCTATCACCTCGACGGCGGCATCCTGAAATATCTGGAGGAAGTGCCCGCGCAGGCGAGTGCGTGGGAGGGCGAATGCTTCGTCTTCGACGAACGCGTCGCGGTCGGCCATGGGCTGACGCAAGGCACCCACGCGCTATGCCGCGGCTGCCGCATGCCGGTCAGCCCGGAAGAGCGCACGTCACCGTTGTTCGAGGAAGGCGTACAATGCCCCGCCTGCGCCGGCACCCGCGACGCCGCGACGCTGGCGGCGAAGGCCGAACGGCACCGACAGGTGATGCTGGCCGCCAGACGCGGCGAACAGCATGTGGGTAAGCGGATGGCGCGGGAAGCCTAG
- a CDS encoding EVE domain-containing protein gives MAHWLLKSEPDSYGWNDLVRDGGTEWDGVRNHAAAKHLRAMAVGDDAIFYHSGKDKAAVGIARIARAAQADGDEGWVSVRVEPDRALPRPVTLAAMKAAVGLQDMAMLRQSRLSVSPVTDGEWTALMRLAGE, from the coding sequence ATGGCACACTGGCTGTTGAAGTCCGAACCCGACAGCTATGGCTGGAACGATCTGGTCCGCGACGGCGGCACCGAATGGGACGGGGTGCGCAACCACGCCGCCGCAAAGCATCTGCGCGCGATGGCGGTCGGCGACGACGCGATCTTCTATCATTCGGGCAAGGACAAGGCGGCGGTCGGCATCGCGCGCATCGCCCGCGCGGCGCAGGCGGATGGCGACGAAGGCTGGGTGTCGGTCCGCGTGGAGCCCGACCGCGCCCTGCCCCGCCCCGTGACGCTGGCGGCGATGAAGGCGGCGGTCGGGTTGCAGGACATGGCGATGCTGCGCCAGTCGCGGCTGTCGGTGTCGCCGGTGACGGACGGGGAATGGACGGCGCTGATGCGTTTGGCGGGGGAGTAG
- the ligA gene encoding NAD-dependent DNA ligase LigA — protein sequence MTTQPLPATQDDARAELADLAERIARADTAYHGEDAPEISDAEYDALVRRNREIEAAFPALVRSDSPSLRVGAAPSGHLAKVAHARPMLSLNNAFADEDVAEFVASVRRFLRLSNDEPVALTAEPKIDGLSCSLRYEGRKLVRALTRGDGAVGEDVTANVATIADIPQTLPAAAPDVFEVRGEVYMAKDDFAALNARLLADAADPAKARQFANPRNAAAGSLRQKDATVTASRPLKFLAHGWGEVAALPADTQAGVVEALKDWGFPIADAFQRCDGAAQALAVYRAIEAARADLPYDIDGVVYKLDRLDWQERLGFVGRAPRWAIAHKFPAERAQTTLKAIDIQVGRTGALTPVARLEPVTVGGVVVTNATLHNADEIERLGVRPGDRVVVQRAGDVIPQIVENLTRDEVRAPWTFPTSCPECGSLAERGEGEVVVRCTGGLVCPAQRVERLIHFVSRHAYDIAGLGLVRVEEFFRDGLIASPADIFRLHNHRDALIQRERMSELVVDKLLAAIDARRSIGLDRFLFALGIRHVGEVTARDLARRYGTIEAFLDMIERALAVRAETVPAIGENDRKFVLRRGRALVAAVETAGIGPEVADALLAFFAEEHNRAVVDDLLREVTPLPVEHKAVASELTGKTVVFTGKLETLSRDEAKAQADALGARVSGSVSKKTDLVVVGADAGSKRAEAEELGIRVIDEAAWAEIVSAATT from the coding sequence ATGACCACCCAGCCGCTCCCCGCCACCCAAGACGATGCCCGCGCCGAACTGGCCGATCTGGCCGAGCGCATCGCGCGGGCCGACACCGCCTATCATGGCGAGGACGCGCCGGAGATCAGCGACGCGGAGTATGACGCGCTGGTCCGCCGCAATCGGGAAATCGAGGCGGCCTTCCCCGCGCTGGTCCGCAGCGACTCCCCCTCGCTGCGTGTCGGTGCCGCCCCCTCCGGCCATCTGGCCAAGGTCGCCCATGCGCGCCCGATGCTGAGCCTGAACAACGCATTTGCCGACGAGGACGTGGCGGAGTTCGTCGCCAGCGTCCGCCGCTTCCTGCGTCTGTCCAACGACGAACCCGTCGCGCTCACCGCCGAGCCGAAGATCGACGGCCTGTCCTGTTCGCTGCGCTACGAAGGGCGCAAGCTGGTCCGCGCGCTGACCCGCGGCGACGGCGCGGTCGGCGAGGACGTGACCGCCAATGTCGCGACCATCGCCGACATTCCCCAGACCCTGCCCGCCGCCGCGCCGGACGTGTTCGAGGTGCGCGGCGAGGTCTATATGGCCAAGGACGATTTCGCCGCCCTTAACGCCCGACTGCTCGCCGACGCCGCCGACCCGGCGAAGGCGCGGCAATTCGCCAATCCGCGCAACGCCGCCGCCGGATCGCTGCGGCAGAAGGACGCCACCGTCACCGCGTCGCGCCCGCTCAAATTCCTGGCGCATGGCTGGGGCGAGGTCGCCGCCCTCCCCGCCGACACCCAGGCCGGCGTGGTGGAGGCACTGAAGGACTGGGGCTTCCCCATCGCCGACGCGTTCCAGCGCTGCGACGGCGCCGCGCAAGCCCTCGCCGTCTATCGCGCGATCGAGGCGGCCCGCGCCGACCTGCCCTATGACATCGACGGCGTGGTCTATAAGCTCGACCGGCTCGACTGGCAGGAGCGGCTGGGCTTTGTCGGCCGCGCCCCGCGCTGGGCGATCGCGCACAAATTCCCCGCCGAACGCGCGCAGACCACGCTGAAGGCGATCGATATCCAGGTCGGCCGCACCGGCGCGCTCACCCCCGTCGCCCGACTGGAGCCGGTGACGGTCGGCGGCGTCGTCGTCACCAACGCGACGCTGCACAATGCCGACGAGATCGAGCGGCTGGGCGTCCGTCCGGGCGACCGCGTCGTCGTGCAGCGGGCCGGCGACGTCATCCCGCAGATCGTCGAGAACCTGACCCGCGACGAAGTGCGCGCCCCCTGGACCTTCCCGACCAGCTGCCCCGAATGCGGTTCGCTCGCCGAACGCGGCGAAGGCGAAGTCGTCGTGCGCTGCACCGGCGGTCTCGTCTGCCCGGCGCAGCGGGTCGAGCGGCTGATCCATTTCGTATCGCGCCACGCCTATGACATTGCCGGGTTGGGGCTGGTCCGGGTCGAGGAATTTTTCCGCGACGGCCTGATCGCCTCGCCCGCCGATATCTTCCGCCTGCACAACCACCGCGACGCACTGATCCAGCGCGAGCGCATGTCCGAGCTGGTCGTCGATAAGCTGCTCGCCGCGATCGACGCACGCCGCAGCATCGGGCTCGACCGCTTCCTGTTCGCGCTCGGCATCCGCCATGTCGGCGAAGTCACCGCCCGCGACCTCGCGCGGCGCTACGGCACGATCGAGGCGTTCCTCGACATGATCGAGCGCGCGCTGGCGGTCCGGGCCGAGACCGTGCCGGCGATCGGCGAGAACGACCGAAAGTTCGTCCTGCGCCGCGGACGCGCCCTCGTCGCGGCGGTCGAGACGGCGGGCATCGGCCCCGAAGTCGCCGACGCCCTCCTCGCCTTCTTCGCCGAAGAGCATAACCGCGCCGTGGTCGACGACCTGCTGCGCGAAGTCACCCCCCTGCCGGTCGAGCACAAGGCGGTCGCGTCCGAACTGACCGGCAAGACCGTCGTCTTCACCGGCAAGCTGGAAACGCTCAGCCGCGACGAGGCCAAGGCGCAGGCCGATGCGCTGGGCGCCCGCGTATCGGGATCGGTGTCGAAGAAGACCGACCTGGTCGTCGTCGGCGCGGATGCGGGGTCGAAACGGGCAGAAGCGGAGGAACTGGGCATCCGCGTGATCGACGAGGCGGCATGGGCCGAGATCGTATCCGCTGCAACAACGTGA
- a CDS encoding 2-keto-4-pentenoate hydratase — protein sequence MGNRDRIAQAFVTARRQAVGLSPYPGEAPTTLAEAYAIQDRAIAIDGRTVAGWKVGRINAPLDTALGANRLAGPIFADQVVGTEAGAMAVIADGFAAAEAEYCVRIGRAPEPGRTGLSLDEALDLVDAVHVGIEIASSPYAGINADGPLVTISDYGNNYGLLIGAEVPGWRELGFLDWPVESRIDGAVVGTATARTMLDGPIGAVAFLVDCLAARGVPLTPGTWVSSGAVTGVHQIRPGQRFEAEFGAMRVACGIVAAGGAADSDRTPAQAGVQGS from the coding sequence ATGGGTAATCGCGATCGGATCGCGCAGGCGTTCGTGACGGCACGGCGGCAGGCGGTGGGCCTGTCGCCCTATCCGGGGGAGGCGCCGACGACGCTGGCCGAGGCCTATGCCATTCAGGACCGCGCGATCGCCATCGACGGCCGCACGGTCGCGGGATGGAAGGTCGGGCGGATCAACGCGCCGCTGGACACCGCGCTGGGTGCCAACCGGCTGGCCGGGCCGATCTTCGCCGATCAGGTCGTCGGCACGGAGGCGGGCGCAATGGCGGTGATCGCCGACGGCTTTGCCGCGGCCGAAGCGGAATATTGCGTGCGGATCGGCCGGGCGCCGGAGCCGGGGCGGACCGGGCTGTCGCTGGACGAGGCGCTGGACCTGGTCGATGCGGTCCATGTCGGGATCGAGATCGCCAGTTCGCCCTATGCCGGGATCAATGCCGACGGGCCGCTGGTCACGATCAGCGATTATGGCAATAATTACGGGCTGTTGATCGGGGCGGAAGTGCCCGGCTGGCGCGAACTGGGCTTTCTCGACTGGCCGGTGGAATCGCGGATCGACGGCGCGGTGGTCGGCACGGCGACCGCGCGGACGATGCTCGACGGGCCGATCGGCGCGGTGGCGTTCCTGGTCGACTGCCTCGCCGCGCGCGGGGTGCCGCTGACGCCGGGGACCTGGGTGTCGTCGGGCGCGGTGACGGGCGTGCACCAGATCCGGCCGGGGCAGCGGTTCGAGGCGGAGTTCGGGGCGATGCGCGTCGCGTGCGGGATCGTGGCGGCGGGCGGTGCGGCGGATTCAGACCGTACCCCCGCGCAGGCGGGGGTCCAGGGTTCCTGA
- a CDS encoding sensor histidine kinase: MTPKPAIFSRPFFEQKNRAFWLLQAAGWTGYLLLRSVSTVASAASLKNVLGNIVEVIVGYCLTLLMSVLYGYYRSLPRVPAIFLTMCTLSAATFAYSLIDAFVFTFIRNVSPDVSLSLVLGTLFLNFTVLTGWSALYFGINFYLVVEQQVDEMRMLEMQASSAQLAMLRYQLNPHFLFNTLNSISTLVLLKQTEKANVMLSRLSSFLRYTLANEPTAHVTLEQEVETLKLYLDIEKMRFEDRLRTCFDIDARVAHARLPSLLLQPLVENAIKYAVTPQEDGADIAITARLAGDRVQIAVSDTGPGLIDGPKRPTLSTGVGIQNIRDRLAQAYGPDHRFETRAGNDGGFVVEIELPYQTQDVTKEAA; encoded by the coding sequence ATGACGCCGAAGCCCGCCATTTTCTCGCGCCCCTTCTTCGAACAGAAGAACCGCGCCTTCTGGCTGCTGCAGGCGGCCGGCTGGACCGGCTATCTGCTGCTGCGCTCGGTCTCGACCGTGGCCAGCGCCGCGTCGCTCAAGAATGTGCTGGGCAATATCGTCGAGGTGATCGTCGGCTATTGCCTGACGCTGCTGATGAGCGTGCTCTACGGCTATTATCGCTCGCTGCCGCGCGTGCCGGCGATCTTCCTGACGATGTGCACCTTGTCGGCGGCGACCTTCGCCTATTCGCTGATCGACGCCTTCGTCTTCACCTTCATCCGCAACGTGTCGCCCGATGTCAGCCTGTCGCTGGTGCTCGGCACGCTGTTCCTGAACTTCACCGTGCTGACCGGCTGGTCGGCGCTCTATTTCGGGATCAATTTCTACCTGGTGGTCGAACAGCAGGTCGACGAGATGCGGATGCTGGAGATGCAGGCGTCGTCGGCACAGCTCGCCATGCTGCGCTATCAGCTGAACCCGCATTTCCTGTTCAACACGCTGAATTCGATCTCGACCCTCGTCCTGCTGAAACAGACCGAGAAGGCGAATGTGATGCTCAGCCGCCTGTCGTCGTTCCTGCGCTACACGCTCGCCAACGAACCGACCGCGCACGTCACGCTGGAGCAGGAGGTTGAAACCCTCAAACTCTATCTCGATATCGAAAAGATGCGGTTCGAAGATCGCCTGCGTACCTGTTTCGACATCGATGCCCGCGTGGCGCACGCGCGGTTGCCGTCGCTGCTGCTGCAACCGTTGGTCGAAAACGCGATCAAATATGCCGTCACGCCGCAGGAGGACGGGGCCGATATCGCGATCACCGCTCGACTGGCCGGGGATCGGGTGCAGATCGCCGTGTCCGATACCGGGCCCGGCTTGATCGACGGACCGAAGCGGCCGACGCTTTCCACCGGTGTCGGCATTCAGAATATCCGGGACCGGCTGGCACAGGCGTACGGCCCCGACCATCGTTTCGAAACCCGCGCCGGCAACGACGGCGGGTTCGTGGTCGAGATCGAACTGCCCTACCAGACGCAAGACGTTACCAAAGAGGCTGCATGA
- a CDS encoding MFS transporter: protein MTEQADGIERAATRAGRYRWGIVALLFMATVINYVDRQMIGVLKPTLSKDLGWTETDFANVIFFFQMAYAIGYIGFGRIVDVIGARMGYAVAFVIWQVAHIAHGGAYSVTQFAMARFGLGVGEAGNFPAGIKAVTEWFPAKERAFAIGVFNAGANVGAIITPLAVPVLTLAYGWRMAFVVTGVVSLVWLVAWLAFYRSPREHRKLSTAELAWIEQDPADPVQPIAWRRLVTKRETWAYALGKFCIDPIWWFFLFWLPGYLGDRYDLDLLSFGPPLVAIYLLSDLGSVAGGWLSSRLIASGRTVNFARKATMFVCAVAVLPVLFAQSIDNLWVAVLVIGIATAAHQAFSANLYTLPSDLFPRAAVGSVVGIGGTVGAVGGMLMAKYAGYVLDSIGSYAPLFFVAGSAYFVALLLVHVLSPRLARVEGA, encoded by the coding sequence ATGACGGAGCAGGCTGACGGCATCGAACGTGCGGCGACGCGCGCGGGCCGCTATCGCTGGGGGATCGTCGCGCTGTTGTTCATGGCGACGGTCATCAACTATGTCGACCGGCAGATGATCGGGGTGCTGAAACCCACCCTGTCCAAGGACCTTGGCTGGACCGAAACCGATTTCGCCAACGTCATCTTCTTTTTCCAGATGGCCTATGCGATCGGCTATATCGGGTTCGGGCGGATCGTCGACGTGATCGGCGCGCGCATGGGCTATGCCGTCGCCTTCGTCATCTGGCAGGTCGCGCATATCGCCCATGGCGGCGCGTATAGCGTGACGCAATTCGCGATGGCGCGCTTCGGTCTGGGCGTCGGCGAGGCGGGCAATTTCCCCGCCGGTATCAAGGCGGTGACCGAATGGTTCCCGGCCAAGGAACGCGCCTTTGCCATCGGCGTGTTCAACGCCGGGGCCAATGTCGGCGCGATCATCACCCCGCTGGCGGTGCCGGTGCTGACGCTCGCCTATGGGTGGCGCATGGCGTTCGTCGTGACCGGCGTCGTCAGCCTGGTGTGGCTGGTCGCGTGGCTGGCCTTCTACCGTTCCCCCCGTGAGCACAGGAAGCTGTCGACGGCCGAACTGGCATGGATCGAGCAGGACCCGGCCGATCCGGTGCAGCCGATCGCGTGGCGCCGGTTGGTAACGAAGCGCGAGACCTGGGCCTATGCGCTGGGCAAATTCTGCATCGATCCGATCTGGTGGTTCTTCCTGTTCTGGCTGCCGGGCTATCTGGGCGACCGCTACGACCTCGATCTGCTCAGCTTCGGGCCGCCGCTGGTCGCGATCTATCTGTTGTCGGACCTGGGCAGCGTTGCGGGCGGATGGCTGTCGTCGCGGCTGATCGCCAGCGGGCGGACCGTCAATTTCGCGCGCAAGGCGACGATGTTCGTCTGCGCGGTGGCGGTGCTGCCGGTGCTGTTCGCGCAGTCGATCGACAATCTGTGGGTTGCGGTGCTGGTGATCGGGATCGCGACCGCGGCGCATCAGGCTTTTTCGGCGAACCTCTACACGCTGCCGTCCGACCTGTTCCCGCGCGCGGCGGTGGGGTCGGTCGTCGGCATCGGCGGGACGGTCGGCGCGGTCGGCGGCATGTTGATGGCGAAGTACGCCGGTTATGTGCTGGACAGCATCGGCAGCTATGCGCCGTTGTTCTTCGTTGCCGGGTCGGCGTATTTCGTGGCGTTGCTGCTGGTGCATGTGTTGTCGCCGCGGTTGGCGCGGGTGGAGGGGGCTTGA
- a CDS encoding TonB-dependent receptor: protein MNTKLYAGVAFAALLLPASAFAQSTGSTDFESEEIVVTGSTVNNGVDGIKIPDGPKARVVLDQEFLAKQTPGNTVLDALNIVPGVNFTQSDPFGSSGGNIRIRGFDGNRVSLTFDGFPLNDSGNYAIYSNQQLDPELVDEINVNLGATDVDSPTASSSGGTINYRTLIPSETLSATLVASYGDFDFHRVFGLIETGNLTSFGTRAFLSASKASNDKFRGPGEIRKQQFNAGIYQPLGDNGDFIRISGHYNENRNNQYRNPSVGDIRNLLGTGVIPANASATPENPIRIDLNNSQFETVSNFENNEFCNRPTPINGAVQNESTGDAANCSNYYGVRINPSNTGNVRANSRFSLTDNLTLTLDGSYQYVLAHGGGTSTLEETSARARGTANVQGVDYNGDGDFGAVVGGVFRPDVVRFFSPNITNTNRYTGIASLRYDFNEDQRVRVAYTYDNAQHRQTGEWGYLYSNGMPENPFSGRNGRPVLTADGFTLTQRDRKSVALLNQISGEYIGRFFDRNLTIQAGLRVPFFKRDLETYCPIEARGSGFAYCTSEPAAGLRIIAPDAVVPTTGATPYYAPFATTYKYDAILPNVGFTYNFVDTNVSMFGSYAKGLSAPRTDNLYRAPFIGVEPEKTDSFDLGLRYNSRMIQSQLTGWYIGYKNRIVTSFDFDQGISFDRNIGAVESYGFDGTVTVRPASWLGLTAIASYTHTELLSNVQTTGTTVVATRGKKVTETPEWQFGGRAEFNYGPLNVGVQGKWVDERFATDLNDVVVGAYTLVDLDARFSLEPYGLRRTSLALNVRNLFDERYFGNISTQVDARSGNPNFTVGYPRTVIGSIKFGF, encoded by the coding sequence ATGAACACCAAGCTCTATGCCGGCGTGGCCTTTGCCGCGCTCCTGCTCCCGGCCTCCGCCTTTGCGCAGTCGACCGGCTCGACCGATTTCGAATCGGAAGAAATCGTCGTGACGGGTTCGACCGTGAACAACGGCGTCGACGGCATCAAGATCCCCGACGGCCCCAAGGCGCGCGTCGTGCTGGATCAGGAATTCCTGGCCAAGCAGACCCCGGGCAACACCGTCCTCGACGCGTTGAACATCGTTCCCGGCGTCAACTTCACCCAGAGCGATCCGTTCGGTTCGTCGGGCGGCAACATCCGTATCCGCGGCTTCGACGGCAACCGCGTCTCGCTGACCTTCGACGGTTTCCCGCTGAACGATTCGGGCAACTACGCGATCTATTCGAACCAGCAGCTCGACCCCGAGCTGGTTGACGAAATAAACGTCAACCTCGGCGCGACCGACGTCGACAGCCCGACCGCATCGTCGTCGGGCGGCACGATCAACTATCGCACGCTGATCCCGTCGGAAACGCTGTCGGCGACGCTGGTCGCGTCGTATGGTGATTTCGATTTTCACCGCGTGTTCGGCCTGATCGAGACCGGCAACCTGACCTCGTTTGGCACCCGCGCCTTCCTGTCGGCGTCGAAGGCGTCGAACGACAAATTCCGTGGTCCGGGCGAAATCCGCAAGCAACAGTTCAACGCCGGCATCTATCAGCCGCTCGGTGATAATGGCGACTTCATCCGCATCTCGGGCCACTATAATGAGAACCGGAACAACCAGTATCGCAACCCGTCGGTCGGCGACATCCGCAACCTTCTGGGCACTGGGGTCATCCCCGCGAACGCATCGGCGACCCCGGAAAATCCGATCCGCATCGATCTGAACAACAGCCAGTTCGAAACGGTCAGCAACTTTGAAAATAACGAATTCTGCAACCGCCCGACCCCGATAAACGGTGCCGTTCAGAACGAATCGACCGGCGATGCTGCCAACTGTTCGAACTATTATGGCGTCCGTATCAACCCGTCGAACACCGGCAACGTGCGCGCCAACTCGCGCTTTTCGCTGACCGACAACCTGACGCTGACCCTCGACGGGTCGTATCAGTATGTGCTGGCACATGGTGGCGGTACCTCGACTTTGGAAGAGACGTCCGCGCGTGCGCGTGGCACGGCGAATGTCCAAGGTGTCGACTACAACGGTGATGGCGATTTCGGCGCAGTTGTCGGCGGTGTTTTCCGTCCTGATGTCGTCCGCTTCTTCTCGCCAAACATCACCAACACCAACCGCTACACCGGCATCGCGTCGCTGCGCTACGACTTCAACGAAGACCAGCGCGTCCGTGTCGCCTACACCTACGACAATGCGCAGCATCGTCAGACCGGCGAATGGGGCTATCTCTATTCGAACGGCATGCCGGAAAACCCGTTCTCGGGCCGCAACGGCCGTCCGGTGCTGACCGCCGACGGCTTCACCCTGACCCAGCGCGACCGCAAATCGGTGGCGTTGCTCAACCAGATCTCGGGCGAGTACATCGGCCGCTTTTTCGACCGTAACCTGACGATCCAGGCCGGATTGCGCGTGCCGTTTTTCAAGCGCGATCTGGAAACCTACTGCCCGATTGAGGCACGCGGTTCGGGCTTCGCCTATTGCACCAGCGAACCGGCGGCGGGCCTGCGTATCATCGCGCCGGACGCGGTTGTGCCCACGACCGGTGCGACCCCCTATTACGCGCCGTTCGCAACGACCTATAAGTACGACGCGATCCTACCGAACGTGGGCTTCACCTACAATTTTGTCGACACCAACGTCAGCATGTTCGGCAGCTACGCCAAGGGTCTGTCGGCGCCGCGTACCGACAACCTGTATCGCGCGCCGTTCATCGGCGTGGAGCCGGAAAAGACCGACTCGTTCGATCTCGGTCTGCGCTACAACAGCCGCATGATCCAGTCGCAGCTGACCGGCTGGTACATCGGCTACAAGAACCGCATCGTGACCTCGTTCGATTTCGATCAGGGCATCTCGTTCGACCGCAACATCGGCGCGGTGGAAAGCTACGGCTTCGACGGCACCGTCACCGTGCGTCCGGCCAGCTGGCTCGGGCTGACGGCGATCGCGTCGTACACCCACACCGAACTGCTCTCGAACGTGCAGACCACCGGCACCACGGTCGTTGCGACCCGTGGCAAGAAAGTCACCGAAACCCCCGAATGGCAGTTCGGCGGACGTGCCGAGTTCAACTACGGCCCGCTGAACGTCGGCGTGCAGGGCAAGTGGGTTGACGAACGCTTCGCAACCGACCTGAACGACGTGGTCGTCGGTGCCTATACGCTGGTCGATCTCGATGCACGCTTCAGCCTCGAGCCTTATGGTCTGCGCCGTACCAGCCTCGCGCTGAACGTCCGCAACCTCTTCGACGAACGGTATTTCGGCAACATCAGCACGCAGGTCGACGCACGTTCGGGCAATCCGAACTTCACCGTCGGCTACCCGCGCACGGTCATCGGTTCGATCAAGTTCGGCTTCTAA
- a CDS encoding LytR/AlgR family response regulator transcription factor: protein MTIRTILVDDESLAIQGLELRLQAHEDVEIIDKCQNGREAIRSIKTHKPDLVFLDIQMPGFDGFSVVQGLMEVEPPLVVFVTAYSDHAIRAFEAQAVDYLMKPVEESRLADTLDRVRQRLSEKRGQAEVEKLKEVLAEVAPDTAAEMEAADGANDDAVGANRFEKLINIKDRGQIFRVDVDTIEMIEAAGDYMVINTGDNSLVLRETMKDLEKRLDPRRFQRVHRSTIVNLDLVKQVKPHTNGECFLILESGSQVKVSRSYRDVVARFVH from the coding sequence ATGACCATCCGTACCATCCTTGTCGACGACGAATCGTTGGCGATTCAGGGCCTCGAACTGCGGTTGCAGGCGCATGAGGATGTCGAGATCATCGACAAATGCCAGAACGGCCGCGAAGCGATCCGGTCGATCAAGACCCATAAGCCCGACCTCGTCTTCCTCGACATCCAGATGCCGGGGTTCGACGGCTTTTCGGTGGTGCAGGGGCTGATGGAGGTCGAACCGCCGCTGGTGGTGTTCGTGACCGCGTACAGCGACCACGCGATCCGCGCGTTCGAGGCGCAGGCGGTCGATTACCTGATGAAGCCGGTCGAGGAATCGCGCCTCGCCGATACGCTCGATCGCGTGCGCCAGCGCCTGTCGGAAAAGCGCGGCCAGGCCGAGGTCGAGAAGCTGAAGGAAGTGCTCGCCGAAGTCGCGCCGGACACCGCGGCGGAAATGGAAGCGGCCGATGGCGCGAACGACGACGCGGTCGGCGCCAACCGCTTCGAAAAGCTCATCAACATCAAGGATCGCGGCCAGATCTTCCGCGTCGATGTCGACACGATCGAGATGATCGAGGCGGCGGGCGACTACATGGTCATCAACACCGGCGACAATTCGCTGGTGCTGCGCGAGACGATGAAGGACCTTGAAAAGCGGCTCGACCCGCGCCGGTTCCAGCGGGTGCACCGCTCGACCATCGTCAATCTCGACCTCGTCAAGCAGGTGAAGCCGCACACCAATGGCGAATGTTTCCTGATCCTCGAATCGGGTTCGCAGGTGAAGGTCAGCCGCTCGTACCGCGACGTGGTGGCGCGCTTCGTCCACTGA